The Spirochaetota bacterium genome window below encodes:
- a CDS encoding right-handed parallel beta-helix repeat-containing protein, which translates to MRSFILMITAAASLSAFDIETAVYEAYNAGKKEVTIPPGVYRISPPSSHSSIHLYLTNMSDFTVNAPDVTMLCTETCPSIRLDNCSNVLIRGITVDYDPLPFTQGTVLSIGTNDRDIEIALHDGYPLPPEGDQGLYIYDRITRHWKKNMYTSGTSAKLTVIGRTVRGTTDGVNARLGIETGDLVVIKRKIRSPHVTFLSRSFFCTFDGVTLHTGPTFAVLDVNGGGNRYLGMRITPGPVPPGATEARLKANTADGIHVISSMPGPHIENCLIEGHSDDGIAIHGHYALVLRDSGTRITVMPKNDVLPFTTNSIVRFTRTADGSVFAQATVAGITPSAAADRPGYEAVKGSLSIENKGIRDSMKTYYEIDLDTAVNAAPGDGIDCPAKNGDGFIVRGNTIRNHRARGLLIKASDGIIENNIIDGSSIAGIVVAPELIFWLEAGNSWNLTIRSNVIRNSGYERSSTGSSQAGMISVIANGASGYAAPAAQRNIEIADNIVERCCGVNLLITAASNVTVRNNTFKDTHGVESRTGESRGVDTKAVVWLDRVRDVRFSNNKVERMGPFGGTFIGASDDIAGVTGAPVKSVRRILASKEFGIEQGANGWHYLSLTGSVFTAMKYNPARKSWEGPEQFCLVGNTGMHPGNNCDAVRRWTSTITGTVRITGKPASGGSDGVTCSIRKNDETIWTSPTVGKAGVSHAVSTSVKEGDMIYFIVNCGPAKVNSGDSTGWDPVIEIGK; encoded by the coding sequence ATGAGATCCTTTATCCTCATGATAACGGCGGCGGCATCGCTTTCTGCGTTCGATATCGAAACAGCCGTCTACGAAGCATATAACGCCGGTAAGAAAGAAGTGACGATACCCCCCGGCGTATACCGCATTTCCCCGCCCTCCTCGCACAGCTCTATCCATCTGTATCTCACGAACATGAGCGACTTCACCGTGAACGCACCGGACGTAACGATGCTCTGCACCGAAACATGCCCATCCATTCGTCTTGATAATTGCTCGAATGTGCTCATCCGCGGCATCACCGTCGATTACGATCCGCTCCCGTTCACGCAGGGGACGGTTCTATCCATTGGCACCAATGACAGGGATATCGAGATCGCATTGCATGACGGATATCCGCTCCCGCCCGAAGGGGATCAGGGGCTTTACATCTACGACAGGATAACGCGTCATTGGAAGAAGAACATGTATACCTCGGGAACGAGCGCGAAGCTTACGGTAATCGGCCGCACAGTGCGCGGGACCACCGACGGGGTGAACGCCCGGCTCGGGATAGAAACAGGTGATCTTGTGGTCATAAAAAGAAAGATACGTTCACCGCATGTGACATTTCTCAGCCGCTCGTTCTTCTGCACGTTCGACGGCGTAACGCTTCACACCGGGCCGACATTCGCCGTGCTCGATGTGAACGGCGGGGGAAATCGTTATCTCGGCATGCGCATCACGCCCGGACCCGTGCCCCCCGGCGCGACCGAAGCGCGTCTCAAAGCGAATACCGCCGACGGCATACACGTCATATCATCGATGCCCGGCCCGCACATAGAGAACTGCCTCATCGAGGGTCACAGTGATGACGGCATTGCGATACACGGCCACTACGCGCTCGTGCTCAGGGACAGCGGCACGCGCATCACGGTCATGCCGAAGAACGATGTACTCCCGTTCACAACGAACAGTATCGTGCGTTTCACGCGCACTGCTGACGGCAGTGTATTTGCGCAGGCAACGGTCGCAGGCATTACACCATCTGCAGCAGCGGATAGGCCGGGTTACGAGGCTGTCAAAGGCTCCTTGTCGATAGAGAACAAAGGGATACGCGACTCGATGAAGACATACTATGAGATCGATCTCGATACGGCAGTGAATGCCGCCCCCGGAGACGGCATCGACTGCCCGGCGAAGAACGGCGACGGGTTCATCGTACGCGGGAATACGATACGCAATCACCGGGCGCGCGGGCTGCTCATTAAAGCATCGGACGGCATCATTGAGAACAATATCATCGATGGAAGCTCCATCGCCGGCATCGTCGTCGCTCCGGAGCTCATCTTCTGGCTGGAAGCGGGCAATTCCTGGAACCTTACGATACGGAGCAATGTCATCCGCAACTCAGGCTACGAACGTTCTTCAACGGGGAGTTCGCAGGCGGGCATGATAAGCGTCATCGCGAACGGCGCATCGGGATATGCTGCGCCCGCGGCACAGCGGAACATCGAGATAGCGGATAATATCGTCGAGCGCTGCTGCGGGGTGAATCTCCTTATCACCGCTGCGAGCAACGTCACGGTCAGGAACAATACGTTCAAAGACACCCATGGCGTAGAATCGCGAACGGGGGAAAGCCGCGGCGTCGATACGAAGGCCGTCGTCTGGCTCGACCGTGTCCGCGATGTACGATTTTCTAACAATAAGGTGGAACGCATGGGCCCGTTCGGCGGCACGTTCATAGGAGCGAGCGACGATATCGCCGGCGTAACCGGGGCCCCGGTGAAAAGCGTAAGGCGCATACTCGCATCGAAGGAATTCGGCATCGAGCAGGGCGCGAACGGCTGGCATTATCTCTCGCTTACCGGCAGCGTGTTCACTGCAATGAAATATAATCCTGCGCGTAAGTCATGGGAGGGCCCTGAACAGTTCTGTCTCGTGGGAAATACCGGCATGCATCCGGGCAACAACTGCGACGCGGTGCGCCGCTGGACATCGACCATCACCGGCACGGTACGCATTACCGGCAAGCCAGCGAGCGGCGGGAGCGACGGCGTGACCTGCAGCATAAGGAAGAACGATGAAACGATATGGACATCACCGACCGTGGGCAAAGCAGGTGTATCGCATGCCGTAAGCACATCGGTTAAAGAAGGCGATATGATATACTTCATCGTCAATTGCGGGCCTGCGAAGGTGAACTCGGGCGACAGCACCGGCTGGGACCCTGTCATCGAGATAGGGAAATAA
- a CDS encoding phosphoribosyl-ATP diphosphatase yields MNAFERLASVIAERKTADPSTSYTAKLMHTGVDKMNKKIIEEAYETCMAAKENDKAHLTAEICDLFYHTLVLAGYKDITIADIASELERRAGTSGLLEKASRGEQ; encoded by the coding sequence ATGAACGCATTCGAACGATTAGCATCGGTGATAGCGGAGCGAAAGACCGCCGATCCGTCGACATCCTATACGGCAAAGCTCATGCATACGGGTGTCGACAAGATGAACAAGAAAATAATCGAAGAGGCGTATGAAACATGCATGGCGGCGAAGGAGAACGACAAGGCGCATCTCACCGCCGAGATATGCGATCTATTTTATCACACGCTTGTCCTCGCCGGTTACAAGGATATCACCATTGCCGATATAGCGTCGGAGCTTGAGCGGCGCGCCGGGACGAGCGGGCTTCTTGAAAAAGCATCGCGGGGAGAACAATGA
- a CDS encoding M48 family metallopeptidase, with amino-acid sequence MFRSRVVIRDLAIILGVILLSTGVTIGLYHLLIPKGTPEVANDMSLDWEKKLKALLKDQVARESTIIRKAPVTRAMSVIMERLTAYDTNLPARPEIIVIDSPIVNAYTFPGGMIVVTSALIRDAANAEETAAVLAHELGHVAHRDPLALIIRQTGLAVLMAVVSGGNTTIIHDIVRQAVNSHYSKQQENAADEYSCALLIKAGIHPKHSAAFFRKLKSRYSRTAEKILEPLATHPATERRIANAERWAKQFRGSERALPIDWEAVRKSVPSAFDERSSR; translated from the coding sequence ATGTTCAGGAGCCGTGTCGTCATCCGCGATCTTGCGATAATTCTCGGCGTCATCCTTCTCAGCACCGGTGTCACCATCGGCCTCTATCACCTGTTGATACCGAAGGGTACGCCCGAGGTCGCGAACGATATGTCGCTTGACTGGGAAAAGAAGCTCAAGGCCCTCCTCAAGGACCAGGTGGCACGGGAATCGACGATCATTCGCAAAGCGCCGGTCACCCGCGCCATGTCCGTCATCATGGAGCGCCTGACCGCATACGACACGAATCTCCCCGCGCGCCCCGAGATCATCGTCATTGATTCACCCATCGTGAACGCGTACACGTTCCCCGGCGGCATGATAGTCGTTACCAGCGCCCTCATCCGCGATGCGGCGAATGCCGAAGAGACGGCTGCGGTGCTCGCGCATGAGCTCGGCCACGTTGCACATCGCGATCCGCTCGCGCTCATCATTCGGCAGACCGGGCTCGCCGTGCTCATGGCCGTCGTTTCGGGCGGCAACACCACGATAATACACGATATCGTCCGGCAGGCGGTCAACTCCCATTACTCGAAGCAGCAGGAGAACGCCGCCGACGAATACTCATGCGCGCTTCTCATCAAGGCGGGGATACACCCGAAGCACAGCGCCGCGTTCTTCCGGAAGCTGAAAAGCAGGTACAGCCGCACCGCGGAGAAGATACTCGAACCGCTCGCGACGCATCCTGCAACGGAGCGTCGCATCGCGAATGCGGAGCGCTGGGCGAAACAGTTCCGCGGGAGCGAACGAGCGCTTCCCATCGACTGGGAGGCCGTGAGAAAAAGCGTTCCATCGGCATTCGACGAGCGATCATCACGCTGA
- the hisG gene encoding ATP phosphoribosyltransferase, which produces MTLGSNDTIKFAIPNKGRLSEPTMALIKRAGFSFRQKERMLYATSASADITFVFLRAEDIPLLVANGAIDAGITGQDLVIEKEADVAELLPLDYGKCRLCVAVSQNFPGEEASLLRGKTITTSFPVITKNFFAREKVDVNCIEMSGAIEITIALKIADAIVDIVETGDSLKENNLRIFREIGKYQTVLIANKKIAADERIARIKRRIEGILIADTYSMLEYNIRAEKLRDAEAITPGYESPTISELDEKGWLAVKVMVQKSKLAESMDRLEAIGALALIETEIKNCRLGKK; this is translated from the coding sequence ATGACACTGGGATCGAACGATACGATAAAATTCGCCATACCGAACAAGGGGCGGCTCTCCGAACCGACGATGGCGCTCATCAAGCGCGCGGGGTTCTCATTCCGCCAGAAGGAGCGCATGCTCTATGCGACCTCTGCATCGGCGGACATCACCTTCGTATTTCTACGCGCCGAGGACATACCGCTCCTCGTAGCGAACGGCGCCATCGATGCGGGCATTACCGGCCAGGACCTCGTCATCGAGAAAGAGGCGGATGTCGCCGAGCTTCTGCCGCTCGATTACGGTAAATGCCGCCTGTGCGTCGCCGTCAGCCAGAATTTCCCGGGAGAGGAGGCATCGCTCCTTCGCGGGAAGACCATTACGACATCGTTCCCGGTCATAACGAAAAACTTCTTCGCCCGCGAGAAGGTGGATGTCAACTGCATCGAGATGAGCGGAGCGATAGAGATAACCATAGCGCTTAAGATCGCCGACGCCATTGTCGATATCGTGGAAACAGGAGACAGCCTCAAAGAAAACAATCTGAGGATATTCCGGGAGATCGGAAAATATCAAACGGTGCTCATCGCCAATAAAAAGATCGCAGCGGATGAACGCATCGCGCGTATCAAGCGGCGCATCGAAGGCATACTCATCGCCGACACGTACAGCATGCTCGAATACAATATCCGGGCTGAGAAGCTCAGGGATGCGGAAGCCATAACACCGGGATACGAATCGCCCACGATATCCGAGCTTGACGAGAAGGGCTGGCTTGCGGTGAAGGTGATGGTACAGAAAAGCAAACTCGCCGAATCGATGGACAGACTGGAAGCGATAGGGGCGCTCGCGCTCATTGAGACCGAGATAAAGAACTGCCGCCTGGGCAAGAAGTAG
- a CDS encoding type III pantothenate kinase, with amino-acid sequence MILTIDVGNSNIESGIFSADTGDYNLVASFRIGTNRSITTDELGILFKEMLIHNNVSPASIKTGIYSSVVPPINHSINKMIFKYFGCNPMLITPKDFEKEMPVRYEDAGQIGTDRLVNAYAVIKLYSAPAVIIDFGTATTFCALSRKNEYLGGLIIPGISISLEALVNRTSKLPKVELGAPAKAIETETVRGMQAGIYYQTVDAVDGIVRRMKEEMGEPNAQVIATGGLSNFVARGTKEISIVDDFLSLKGLKALYEQRTA; translated from the coding sequence ATGATCCTGACAATAGACGTCGGCAACAGCAATATAGAATCCGGCATATTCTCCGCCGATACGGGTGACTATAATCTCGTCGCATCGTTCCGCATCGGGACGAACAGGTCGATAACGACCGATGAGCTCGGTATTTTGTTCAAGGAGATGCTCATCCATAACAACGTAAGCCCTGCTTCGATAAAGACAGGCATTTACTCGAGCGTTGTGCCGCCCATCAATCACTCGATCAACAAGATGATATTCAAGTACTTCGGCTGTAATCCCATGCTTATTACGCCGAAGGATTTTGAGAAGGAGATGCCGGTACGCTACGAGGATGCGGGTCAGATAGGCACCGATCGCCTGGTCAATGCGTATGCCGTCATAAAACTCTATTCGGCGCCTGCTGTTATCATCGATTTCGGCACGGCAACGACGTTCTGCGCCCTCTCGAGGAAGAATGAATATCTCGGCGGTCTTATCATCCCCGGCATCAGCATATCGCTTGAGGCGCTGGTCAACAGGACGAGCAAGCTCCCGAAGGTCGAGCTCGGAGCCCCGGCGAAGGCCATAGAGACGGAAACCGTCCGCGGTATGCAGGCGGGGATATACTATCAGACCGTGGATGCTGTCGACGGCATAGTGCGGCGGATGAAGGAAGAGATGGGCGAGCCAAATGCCCAAGTCATAGCTACCGGCGGGCTATCCAATTTCGTAGCCAGGGGCACAAAGGAAATATCGATAGTCGACGATTTCCTGTCACTCAAAGGCCTGAAAGCCCTTTATGAGCAGCGGACGGCATGA
- a CDS encoding DUF4870 domain-containing protein, with product MPPKKMTESVVDIPQPRNIGADQKNAAMGAYFMMFASWAIGLPLPFFGLIASIIYYFINRAQSPFVRFHAQQALLFHIPISVINAALVIWFFIALSFPKMLGTVLAVGAICTAVLNIVYVILSIIAALYAKHGRFIYFPLIGRMSYRSNFVRPARARTLPKNSPPEGL from the coding sequence ATGCCGCCGAAAAAGATGACCGAAAGCGTGGTCGACATCCCGCAGCCGAGGAACATCGGCGCCGATCAGAAGAATGCGGCGATGGGCGCGTACTTCATGATGTTCGCCTCGTGGGCCATCGGGCTCCCGCTCCCCTTCTTCGGCCTTATCGCATCGATAATATACTACTTCATCAACCGCGCACAGTCGCCATTCGTCCGCTTCCATGCACAGCAGGCGCTCCTCTTCCACATTCCGATATCGGTCATCAATGCGGCCCTCGTCATCTGGTTCTTCATCGCTTTATCATTCCCGAAAATGCTCGGCACCGTCCTCGCCGTCGGGGCGATATGCACTGCCGTGCTCAATATCGTCTATGTGATCCTTTCGATCATCGCCGCGCTGTATGCGAAACACGGCCGTTTCATCTACTTTCCCCTCATCGGACGCATGTCGTACCGGTCGAATTTCGTGAGGCCCGCGCGCGCGCGTACGCTCCCGAAGAATTCGCCCCCGGAAGGATTGTAG
- a CDS encoding AraC family transcriptional regulator, producing MRSLSNRNSICRCMTEVNGRNKFRYVRNKELAMRQVIGILSYMPQKLQNETKLLVRGGESHQEFDAVIGRLSIDIKRAGFAHYSGDEEVLRQGPYNELQIILAGEGGLVRGGRSFSLKAPSICIIPLSETARIRNAPGLKKVFFQCNITYGGADILLNDAPRILPFTGDAAAWWERAVGSIPSGDVFAMKAMLYDALSMIRPVIEEIAFKKRDAYDRFAPFFEYVRRTSLRAISMGDIAMKFGVHKNYFSQEFKRHFGMPAKAYALSEKLRSAKALLIETGDDIPSIAEQLGFFDRFHFSKAFKKSTGVSPAEFRERSSEDASTDRP from the coding sequence ATGCGCTCCTTATCGAACAGGAACAGTATATGCAGATGCATGACCGAGGTCAATGGAAGGAATAAATTCAGATATGTACGAAATAAAGAACTTGCGATGCGGCAGGTTATCGGTATACTGTCTTATATGCCGCAAAAGCTACAAAATGAGACCAAACTCCTTGTCCGCGGCGGGGAATCACATCAGGAGTTTGATGCCGTCATCGGACGTCTATCCATCGATATCAAGCGTGCGGGTTTCGCTCACTACAGCGGTGATGAAGAGGTGCTCAGGCAGGGGCCGTACAATGAGCTGCAGATAATACTGGCGGGGGAGGGGGGGCTTGTCCGGGGAGGGAGATCCTTCTCGCTCAAAGCACCGAGCATCTGCATCATACCGCTGAGCGAGACGGCGCGGATACGGAATGCCCCCGGTTTAAAGAAGGTGTTCTTCCAGTGTAACATCACCTATGGCGGCGCCGATATCCTGCTCAACGATGCCCCGCGGATACTGCCGTTCACCGGTGATGCCGCAGCGTGGTGGGAGCGCGCGGTCGGTTCGATACCATCCGGTGATGTGTTCGCGATGAAGGCGATGCTCTATGATGCGCTCTCGATGATACGCCCGGTCATAGAGGAGATAGCGTTCAAGAAACGTGATGCCTATGACCGCTTCGCGCCGTTCTTCGAGTATGTGCGGCGCACATCGTTGCGAGCGATATCGATGGGGGACATCGCGATGAAGTTCGGCGTGCATAAGAATTATTTTTCCCAGGAATTCAAGCGCCATTTCGGCATGCCGGCGAAAGCGTATGCCCTGTCGGAAAAGCTCCGTTCAGCCAAGGCGCTCCTTATCGAGACCGGGGACGATATCCCGTCCATCGCTGAACAACTCGGTTTCTTCGATCGATTTCATTTTTCCAAGGCGTTCAAGAAGAGTACCGGCGTCTCTCCGGCCGAATTCCGCGAACGCTCTTCTGAGGATGCGTCTACAGATCGTCCTTGA
- a CDS encoding right-handed parallel beta-helix repeat-containing protein, translating into MKILRSTVLFIAASLSLIGMPDIGKAVSNAPLPFERPYPVTNITAEKSFSVIDHGAKPDDGKDDLPAIRAAIAAAKASGAPSVVIFPKGAYILENSTTNKGAMLQLSDVRSLSINGNGSTVVIKNPDIGFVRLDGCSNVIIRDFIVDYDPLPFSQGIVESADTAAGSFVLSLSKGFPELDEPYLAAKRGFGMLKHREIAGRMKPGAPNFFRIDGYEKIAAGKYRLMLNSKSQSRYFEPGDRYVQIIRSEALASFWNTTLNTTFFNIVNHAAPGCDYIGSSCGNIAILECKVLLKEGRWNVSGADGIHCQQFTIGPWVEGCVLEGMADDAINFYTIPLYVQEKKSETEFVVRGWPLVFPGNILRAFDPREGRLIGEAAVLAVDTASGKKTITLDRVIGIASNGVQKECDHFFNDSRISSHFVIRNNVFRNFRRYGSYIKTHHGVIENNLYEGNSGSAICAKNEPGWPEGFAPRDLAIRRNTVRDSNFELGGDGAIVVAVDSLTHEAAWRGAERILIESNRLHNTGALAIQLFSCADVTIRGNSISADASNYAPRGDTMPYAIRCVNVSNLSLIDNSLRVQAETVIDLTRSAAVTAEHNDLTSIPRKRYAAASGFADTQGKYLWRFESYDGTGFADLSWDDIKRQWRGTKQWTIVGSDSQHPDDGGDSVRTWVSPLNGTVTVSGTARLGSTAPANKGDGIIASIRHNDAIVFGPVDVTPGSATAAHDVKVTVQKGDRIRFIVNMNKNSSSDSTYWNPVIAIE; encoded by the coding sequence ATGAAAATACTGCGCAGCACGGTCCTATTCATTGCGGCGTCACTGTCGCTGATCGGGATGCCCGATATTGGCAAAGCAGTGAGCAATGCCCCGCTGCCGTTCGAGCGGCCGTATCCCGTGACGAATATCACCGCCGAAAAGTCGTTCTCCGTCATCGATCACGGTGCGAAACCTGACGACGGAAAAGACGATCTCCCCGCGATCCGCGCTGCCATTGCCGCAGCAAAAGCATCGGGTGCACCGTCTGTCGTCATATTCCCGAAGGGTGCGTATATCCTTGAGAACAGCACTACCAACAAAGGCGCTATGCTGCAGTTATCGGATGTCCGGTCGCTTTCCATCAACGGGAACGGCAGTACGGTCGTGATCAAAAATCCGGATATCGGTTTTGTCCGGCTTGATGGCTGCTCGAATGTCATCATACGTGACTTCATCGTCGATTATGATCCATTGCCGTTCTCGCAGGGCATCGTCGAATCGGCGGATACGGCCGCAGGATCCTTCGTGCTTTCGCTGTCGAAGGGATTCCCCGAGCTTGATGAACCATATCTTGCGGCGAAACGCGGCTTCGGCATGCTCAAGCACCGCGAGATAGCCGGCAGGATGAAACCGGGGGCGCCGAATTTCTTTCGCATCGACGGCTACGAAAAAATAGCGGCCGGAAAGTACCGCCTCATGCTCAACAGCAAGAGCCAATCACGATATTTCGAACCCGGTGATCGCTATGTGCAGATCATCCGCTCCGAGGCGCTGGCAAGTTTCTGGAACACGACGCTTAACACCACTTTCTTCAACATCGTCAATCATGCCGCTCCCGGCTGCGATTATATCGGCTCTTCCTGCGGGAACATCGCCATACTCGAGTGCAAGGTACTGCTGAAGGAAGGGCGATGGAACGTATCGGGGGCCGACGGCATACACTGCCAGCAATTCACCATCGGCCCCTGGGTGGAAGGATGTGTGCTCGAAGGAATGGCCGATGATGCGATCAATTTCTACACGATACCTCTCTATGTGCAGGAAAAGAAAAGCGAGACGGAATTCGTCGTCCGCGGCTGGCCGCTTGTCTTCCCCGGCAATATTCTCCGTGCCTTCGACCCGCGAGAGGGCCGTCTGATCGGCGAAGCGGCGGTGCTTGCCGTCGACACAGCATCCGGAAAAAAGACCATTACGCTCGACCGCGTGATCGGCATCGCTTCCAATGGCGTGCAGAAAGAATGCGATCATTTCTTCAACGACAGCCGCATTTCATCGCATTTCGTCATACGCAACAATGTGTTCAGGAATTTCCGCCGCTATGGGTCGTATATCAAAACGCATCATGGCGTCATTGAGAACAATCTGTACGAGGGGAACAGCGGTTCCGCGATATGTGCGAAGAACGAGCCGGGGTGGCCGGAAGGGTTCGCACCGCGCGACCTTGCCATCCGCAGGAACACGGTCCGCGATTCGAATTTCGAGCTCGGCGGCGACGGGGCCATTGTTGTCGCGGTGGATTCGCTCACGCATGAGGCCGCGTGGCGCGGGGCGGAACGCATCCTCATCGAGAGCAACAGGCTCCATAACACCGGCGCTCTCGCAATACAGCTCTTCTCCTGTGCCGATGTCACGATACGCGGCAACAGCATCAGCGCCGATGCATCGAACTACGCACCGCGCGGCGACACGATGCCGTACGCGATACGCTGCGTGAACGTATCGAACCTCTCGCTCATCGATAATAGTCTGCGGGTACAGGCAGAAACCGTCATCGATCTGACACGCTCCGCCGCCGTTACGGCGGAACATAACGACCTCACCTCGATACCGCGCAAACGCTATGCCGCAGCGTCCGGCTTCGCCGATACACAGGGGAAATATCTCTGGCGCTTCGAGTCATACGACGGCACGGGATTCGCCGATCTTTCATGGGATGATATAAAAAGGCAGTGGCGCGGTACAAAACAGTGGACGATAGTCGGCTCCGATTCACAGCACCCCGATGACGGCGGCGACTCGGTGCGCACCTGGGTATCACCGCTGAACGGCACGGTAACGGTGAGCGGTACGGCGCGTCTTGGATCAACGGCGCCGGCGAATAAAGGCGACGGCATCATCGCCTCGATCCGGCATAACGACGCGATCGTTTTCGGACCGGTGGACGTAACACCGGGCAGCGCAACGGCAGCACATGACGTGAAGGTAACGGTACAGAAAGGGGACCGGATACGGTTCATCGTCAACATGAACAAGAACAGCTCTTCGGATTCGACGTACTGGAATCCGGTCATAGCGATCGAATAG
- a CDS encoding DUF5312 family protein yields MGFISDIIDTFRFHVLNARDKELEERMKLKAMRDRIRKSGHGFIDFKMNAISEKFAIYIYHIYRYSDQFMKALRNDFLEKGGTVYAKQIIEAMLTQEQQELLASFSYENIMNAIVKGGDVNAVFDGVKQRFKTLQTMIDREKTEAINGTFNTLKLLAELSKFDMYMFLKTFDTTLPEGDYNYKPVFTSKDNRYLIDDIVKLDCAVNSMPSAKELPRYIHEFESYRGLPPMGEKNAKHLSSSIDSLRDTKALTDMIAYLSGDLAYTPTAATSTENIVSTYINDLAKDIKATADKIITALKSDRINKVLSKAFAGIELAKLTNYNEEKNSLLSSYQCLTFRFVEPLVYLKTFIIERYEQYIKDAVNQVLLEAEFVRKERQTLLSDAFYALNGTREAILAVDSTLSDNGEEGKRLKTLLLGMKKSKTNQEVINALVGKVDAHVNDVVKKSVRHVMSISEVMTSVLRDIKASTKKEIFNPAKFVGAGSKAIDRLDKTIADTSVFLSLMNHFIK; encoded by the coding sequence ATGGGTTTTATCAGCGATATTATCGATACGTTCCGCTTCCACGTGCTCAATGCGCGCGACAAGGAACTCGAGGAGCGGATGAAGCTCAAGGCCATGCGTGACCGCATACGGAAGAGCGGCCACGGCTTCATCGATTTCAAGATGAACGCCATCTCGGAGAAATTCGCGATATACATCTATCATATCTACCGGTACTCGGACCAGTTCATGAAGGCATTGCGCAACGACTTCCTTGAAAAGGGCGGCACGGTATACGCCAAGCAGATAATAGAAGCGATGCTTACACAGGAGCAGCAGGAACTCCTCGCATCGTTCTCCTACGAGAACATCATGAACGCCATCGTCAAGGGCGGCGATGTGAACGCCGTGTTCGACGGCGTCAAACAGCGCTTCAAGACGTTGCAGACGATGATCGACCGCGAGAAAACGGAAGCCATCAACGGCACGTTCAATACGCTGAAGCTCCTCGCCGAGCTCAGCAAATTCGACATGTACATGTTCTTAAAGACCTTCGACACCACGCTCCCGGAAGGCGATTATAACTATAAGCCGGTGTTCACCAGCAAGGACAACCGCTACCTCATCGATGATATCGTCAAGCTCGACTGCGCGGTCAATTCCATGCCGTCGGCCAAGGAACTGCCGCGATACATCCATGAATTCGAGTCCTATCGCGGGCTCCCGCCGATGGGTGAAAAGAACGCGAAGCATCTCTCCTCTTCGATAGACAGTCTCCGTGACACCAAGGCATTGACCGATATGATAGCCTATCTCTCCGGCGATCTCGCCTATACCCCGACCGCGGCGACCTCGACCGAGAACATCGTCTCCACGTACATCAACGATCTGGCGAAGGACATCAAGGCCACCGCCGACAAGATAATCACCGCCCTGAAATCGGACCGCATCAACAAAGTGCTCTCGAAGGCGTTCGCCGGCATCGAGCTCGCGAAACTCACCAATTACAACGAGGAAAAGAACAGCCTCCTCTCATCGTATCAGTGTCTGACATTCCGGTTCGTCGAGCCGCTCGTGTATCTCAAGACGTTCATCATCGAGCGTTATGAACAATACATCAAGGACGCCGTCAATCAGGTGCTCCTTGAGGCCGAATTCGTACGGAAAGAGCGGCAGACGCTCCTTTCCGACGCGTTCTATGCGCTGAACGGCACGCGCGAGGCGATACTCGCCGTCGACAGCACTTTGTCGGACAACGGCGAAGAAGGCAAGCGCTTGAAGACGCTCCTCCTCGGCATGAAGAAATCGAAGACGAACCAGGAAGTGATCAATGCGCTCGTCGGCAAGGTCGATGCGCATGTGAACGATGTCGTCAAGAAATCGGTGCGGCACGTCATGTCGATATCCGAGGTGATGACCTCCGTGCTCCGCGACATCAAGGCCAGCACGAAGAAAGAGATATTCAATCCGGCGAAATTCGTCGGTGCCGGATCGAAAGCGATAGACCGCCTCGATAAAACGATAGCCGACACCTCGGTGTTCCTCTCGCTCATGAATCATTTCATCAAATAG